A portion of the Syntrophales bacterium genome contains these proteins:
- a CDS encoding tRNA 4-thiouridine(8) synthase ThiI gives MATSPSLPQPGAVRAVALFSGGLDSVLAVQVVRLQGIDVLGVSFETPFFSARKAREAARQIDLSLRVVDFADEHLEMVKAPRYGYGRNMNPCIDCHALMLRKAGGIMEETGAAFILTGEVLGQRPMSQGKQSLYVVAKNSGYLDRVVRPLSALLLPETAPEREGKVDRERLLAIQGRGRKIQMQMAADMGITRYETPAGGCLLTDVSFSRRLRDLFAHNPGCTPRDVEMLKQGRHFRIDERTRAVVGRNHRDNLAIERAAGDRYTLIRMAGYPGPLTALSPGWSEEGLRLAASLCVLYSDAPKDRPVEVNIRAGTATRSLEVAAATPDEAAGRLV, from the coding sequence ATGGCAACCTCCCCTTCCCTTCCGCAGCCCGGTGCCGTCCGTGCCGTCGCCCTCTTTTCGGGCGGCCTGGACAGCGTCCTGGCCGTTCAGGTCGTTCGTCTCCAGGGCATCGACGTACTGGGCGTCAGCTTCGAAACTCCGTTCTTCAGCGCCAGGAAGGCCCGGGAGGCGGCCCGGCAGATCGATCTTTCCCTCCGCGTCGTGGACTTCGCCGACGAACACCTCGAGATGGTCAAGGCCCCCCGGTACGGATATGGCAGGAACATGAACCCCTGCATCGACTGCCACGCCCTGATGCTGCGCAAGGCCGGCGGGATCATGGAGGAAACGGGCGCGGCATTCATCCTGACCGGTGAGGTCCTCGGACAGCGTCCCATGTCGCAGGGAAAGCAGTCGCTCTACGTGGTGGCGAAGAACTCGGGGTACCTCGACCGGGTGGTCCGCCCCCTGAGCGCCCTGCTCCTGCCGGAAACAGCGCCGGAACGGGAGGGTAAGGTCGACCGGGAGCGGCTTTTGGCGATCCAGGGTCGGGGAAGAAAGATCCAGATGCAGATGGCAGCCGACATGGGCATCACCCGCTACGAGACCCCCGCCGGCGGCTGCCTGCTCACGGACGTCTCGTTCTCCCGGCGCCTCCGGGACCTCTTCGCGCACAACCCCGGATGCACGCCCCGGGACGTGGAAATGCTCAAGCAGGGCCGACACTTCCGGATCGACGAGCGGACCCGGGCCGTGGTGGGGAGAAACCACCGGGACAATCTGGCCATCGAGCGGGCCGCCGGAGACCGGTACACCCTGATCCGCATGGCCGGGTATCCGGGCCCCCTGACGGCCCTGTCCCCCGGCTGGAGCGAGGAGGGGCTTCGCCTGGCTGCCTCCCTGTGCGTGCTGTACAGCGATGCCCCGAAGGACCGTCCGGTGGAGGTGAACATCCGGGCGGGAACAGCCACCCGGTCGCTGGAGGTGGCGGCCGCAACCCCCGACGAGGCCGCAGGCCGGCTTGTCTGA
- a CDS encoding SOS response-associated peptidase: protein MCGRFVLLTDLATLAGDFGFEAPQGLSLPAGEHFPGQEIVAILRDPVLRPALFHWGLVPSWARDPSIGRRLFNARSETAAVKPSFRDAFRHRRCLIPADGFFEWDRTGKPARPVLYGLRSDRPMALAGLYEYRKTAPGDPSAATCTILTTEANDLIRPVHDRMPVILDREGAALWLAPAQTSPSTLQALLAPFPSSGMRILP from the coding sequence ATGTGCGGACGATTCGTCCTCCTGACAGACCTGGCCACCCTTGCCGGGGATTTCGGCTTCGAGGCCCCGCAGGGTCTTTCCCTGCCCGCGGGGGAGCACTTCCCCGGGCAGGAGATCGTGGCGATCCTGCGCGATCCGGTTCTACGGCCGGCCCTGTTCCACTGGGGCTTGGTGCCCTCCTGGGCCAGGGATCCCTCCATCGGCCGGAGGCTCTTCAACGCCCGCTCGGAGACAGCCGCCGTCAAGCCGAGCTTCCGTGACGCCTTCCGCCACCGTCGCTGCCTGATCCCTGCCGACGGATTTTTCGAGTGGGACCGAACGGGAAAACCGGCGCGCCCGGTCCTCTACGGCCTGCGCTCGGATCGGCCCATGGCCCTCGCCGGGCTCTACGAGTACCGGAAAACCGCCCCGGGAGATCCCTCCGCCGCCACCTGCACGATTCTCACCACCGAGGCCAACGACCTGATCCGGCCCGTTCACGACCGGATGCCCGTGATCCTGGACCGGGAGGGCGCCGCCCTCTGGCTGGCCCCCGCACAAACCTCCCCTTCCACCCTGCAGGCCCTGCTCGCGCCCTTCCCGTCCTCGGGGATGCGGATCCTCCCCTGA
- a CDS encoding DMT family transporter, whose amino-acid sequence MYRGLAFSLLSAVCFASLAILAKLGYRAGLSDMALLQCRFLFGAALLFLFLLLVDPSLLKIRPAVLGKAAFLGLALHVLQSTFFFKALNYIPASTTSLILYIYPVTVTVLSAAFLRLKVGRTLVLSLLILSAGSCLVFYDAFLREMNLLGLLFAFGTTLTFSVYLILVQVFMKGERPLTVAFYVIVFTGLAFLFLHNPLEILRMNGTQLLIAVSLGLFPTAVAIVFQYRAIEEIGSTYTSVFSTLEPAATVALAAAVLGETVDTLQWAGMALIVAGIAAPNLEAIWRERRLNRG is encoded by the coding sequence ATGTACCGGGGACTTGCCTTCTCTCTCCTGTCCGCCGTCTGCTTCGCTTCGCTGGCCATCCTGGCGAAGCTGGGCTACCGGGCGGGGCTCTCCGACATGGCGCTCCTCCAGTGCCGCTTTCTCTTCGGCGCGGCCCTCCTCTTTCTTTTCCTCCTCCTCGTGGACCCGTCGCTCCTGAAAATCCGCCCCGCCGTCCTGGGGAAGGCGGCCTTCCTCGGCCTTGCCCTCCACGTCCTCCAGAGCACGTTTTTCTTCAAGGCCCTCAACTACATCCCGGCGTCCACGACGTCGCTCATCCTCTACATCTATCCGGTCACGGTGACGGTCCTCTCGGCGGCCTTTCTCCGCCTGAAGGTGGGGCGGACGCTCGTTCTGTCGCTCCTGATTCTCTCGGCCGGCTCGTGCCTGGTCTTCTACGACGCCTTCCTCCGGGAGATGAATCTCCTGGGGCTTCTGTTCGCCTTCGGCACGACCCTGACCTTCTCCGTCTACCTGATCCTGGTGCAGGTCTTCATGAAAGGGGAAAGGCCCCTCACCGTGGCCTTCTACGTGATCGTGTTCACCGGGCTGGCCTTCCTCTTTCTCCACAATCCGCTTGAAATCCTGAGGATGAACGGAACGCAGCTCCTGATCGCCGTTTCGCTCGGGCTGTTCCCCACGGCGGTGGCCATCGTGTTCCAGTACCGGGCCATCGAGGAGATCGGCAGCACCTACACGTCCGTCTTCTCGACCCTGGAGCCGGCGGCCACGGTCGCCCTGGCCGCGGCGGTCCTGGGCGAGACCGTCGACACCCTGCAGTGGGCGGGCATGGCGCTGATCGTGGCGGGGATCGCCGCCCCCAACCTGGAGGCGATCTGGAGGGAAAGACGCCTGAATCGGGGCTAG
- a CDS encoding GAF domain-containing protein, with amino-acid sequence MHLQALFDWFSIENKGLYYKLYIVFGLFFLVPVFGFLYFAVKYDILQDEFIPIYFIALLILFFFGFLLLRKLADDIIALSRHANRALEENLKGKAPVSTHTDEMKGIISSFQTLEQELRYSFQKLDKKSQDITTLKELADLCYITFNPDDLLHITLERALKLVDADIGSVLILERPRRDIFQVVASIGLGGMVKKGDRISYAGSIAKYAVINKTPLVVEDIENDTRFGRMSRNQYATKSFICMPLKTIHDVIGVVTISRSRTDLAFRLEDAELLSPLLSNAAFTYDNLRLIQRSESQDVHLASLQNVIKSINSSLKPAELVQSILQEIRGAVPYGVAVLLYQDRSNSGGLHVSEVLAFEPTGIVAGPLSGVEGSILERTLRMKNLVTVRGGDASEHPLDRLLFGADPEAASILIPLEAEGGSTGALVLQGVPPDAFTQFKEYLEAIGEGLSLALEKERLISATLKRNQELAAIRQIGSALSTATFDMEKVLNYTMDMIRVAINVEAGTLFLVEGDDLRFQAAFNTDLQTVPDIRIKLGQGIAGYCASRGEAILVEDVQNNPHFYDEIDGRTNFRTRSILCVPMISQSRVIGVIEVINKIGAAFDESDKHLLQSIASSVSIAIENAHLYRETRSMADKERSIRSVFQKFVPKAVVDEIILGAESGRSHVEEFKTVTLLNIDIRNFSLLSRDMGPQRTVALLNEFFAVMGEIVFRQGGIVDKYLGDGFLAVFGAPVSSAADAENAIRSALEMMSRLEGLNTEFQRRFSATLVVGIAIHTGEVVVGNIGFEKKMDYTVIGDAVNVLFRIQDLCHIHPDSILLSGRTRRSAQSNYQVEEVTPAEPTDAIGSNRVFRLLGPQENA; translated from the coding sequence ATGCACCTGCAGGCCCTGTTCGACTGGTTTTCCATCGAGAACAAGGGCCTGTATTACAAGCTTTACATCGTCTTCGGACTGTTCTTCCTCGTCCCCGTCTTCGGATTCCTCTATTTTGCCGTCAAATACGACATCCTCCAGGATGAGTTCATCCCCATCTATTTTATCGCACTCCTGATCCTGTTCTTTTTCGGTTTCCTCCTGCTCCGCAAGCTGGCGGACGATATCATCGCCCTGTCCCGGCACGCGAACCGGGCCCTCGAGGAGAACCTGAAAGGGAAGGCGCCGGTGTCCACCCACACCGACGAGATGAAGGGGATCATCTCCTCGTTTCAGACCCTGGAGCAGGAGCTCCGATACAGCTTTCAGAAACTCGACAAGAAGAGCCAGGACATCACGACGCTGAAGGAGCTGGCGGACCTCTGCTACATCACCTTCAACCCGGACGACCTGCTCCACATCACCCTCGAGCGGGCCCTCAAGCTCGTGGACGCCGACATCGGCTCCGTCCTCATTCTGGAGCGTCCCCGGCGGGACATCTTCCAGGTGGTTGCCTCCATCGGCCTCGGCGGCATGGTCAAGAAGGGCGATCGCATCTCCTACGCCGGGAGCATCGCCAAGTACGCCGTCATCAACAAGACGCCCCTCGTGGTGGAGGACATCGAAAACGACACGCGATTCGGACGGATGTCCCGGAACCAGTACGCGACGAAGTCGTTCATCTGCATGCCCCTGAAGACCATCCATGACGTGATCGGGGTCGTCACGATTTCCCGGAGCCGCACGGACCTGGCCTTCCGCCTGGAGGACGCGGAGCTTCTCAGTCCCCTCCTCAGCAACGCCGCCTTCACCTACGACAACCTCCGGCTCATCCAGCGGAGTGAGAGCCAGGACGTTCATCTCGCTTCGCTGCAGAACGTGATCAAGTCCATCAATTCGAGCCTCAAGCCGGCGGAGCTGGTGCAGTCGATCCTGCAGGAGATCCGCGGGGCCGTGCCCTACGGCGTGGCCGTCCTCCTATACCAGGACCGGTCGAATTCCGGGGGCCTTCATGTGAGCGAAGTCCTCGCGTTCGAACCCACGGGCATTGTCGCCGGGCCGCTCTCCGGAGTGGAGGGGTCCATCCTTGAGCGGACCCTCCGCATGAAAAACCTGGTGACCGTCCGCGGGGGGGACGCTTCGGAGCATCCCCTGGACAGGCTGCTGTTCGGAGCCGACCCGGAGGCGGCCTCGATCCTGATCCCCCTTGAAGCGGAGGGAGGCTCCACCGGCGCCCTCGTGCTGCAGGGCGTTCCGCCGGATGCCTTCACCCAGTTCAAGGAATACCTGGAAGCGATCGGCGAGGGCCTGTCCCTGGCCCTGGAGAAGGAGCGGCTCATCTCGGCCACCCTGAAGCGGAACCAGGAGCTCGCGGCCATCCGCCAGATCGGCAGCGCCCTCTCCACGGCGACCTTCGACATGGAAAAAGTCCTGAATTATACGATGGACATGATTCGGGTGGCCATCAACGTGGAGGCCGGAACCCTGTTTCTCGTCGAGGGAGACGACCTCCGGTTCCAGGCGGCCTTCAACACCGATCTCCAGACCGTTCCGGATATCCGCATCAAGCTGGGGCAGGGGATCGCCGGGTACTGCGCGTCCCGGGGGGAAGCGATCCTCGTCGAGGACGTCCAGAACAACCCGCATTTCTATGACGAGATCGACGGGCGGACGAACTTCAGGACCCGCTCGATCCTCTGCGTGCCCATGATCTCCCAGAGCCGCGTCATCGGTGTTATCGAGGTGATCAACAAGATCGGGGCGGCCTTCGACGAGAGCGACAAGCACCTCCTCCAGTCCATCGCCTCCTCGGTGAGCATCGCCATCGAGAATGCCCACCTGTACCGTGAGACCCGAAGCATGGCGGACAAGGAGCGGAGCATCCGCAGCGTCTTCCAGAAGTTCGTGCCCAAGGCGGTGGTGGACGAGATCATCCTGGGCGCCGAGTCGGGGCGGTCCCACGTCGAGGAATTCAAGACCGTGACGCTGCTCAACATCGACATCCGCAATTTCTCGCTCCTCTCCCGGGACATGGGACCTCAGAGGACGGTTGCCCTGCTGAACGAGTTCTTCGCCGTCATGGGGGAGATCGTGTTCCGCCAGGGCGGGATCGTGGACAAGTACCTGGGGGACGGTTTCCTGGCTGTCTTCGGGGCGCCCGTCTCGAGCGCCGCTGACGCGGAAAACGCGATCCGGTCGGCCCTGGAGATGATGTCGCGGCTCGAAGGCCTGAACACGGAGTTCCAGCGCCGCTTTTCGGCCACCCTGGTCGTGGGCATCGCCATTCATACGGGAGAGGTCGTCGTCGGCAACATCGGCTTCGAGAAGAAAATGGACTACACCGTCATCGGCGACGCGGTAAACGTCCTTTTCCGGATCCAGGATCTCTGCCACATCCACCCCGACTCCATCCTCCTGAGCGGCAGGACCCGCCGCTCGGCCCAGTCCAACTACCAGGTCGAGGAGGTGACACCGGCCGAGCCGACGGACGCCATCGGGAGCAACCGGGTGTTCCGTCTCCTGGGACCGCAGGAGAACGCCTGA